From the genome of Eublepharis macularius isolate TG4126 chromosome 12, MPM_Emac_v1.0, whole genome shotgun sequence, one region includes:
- the NAT14 gene encoding probable N-acetyltransferase 14: MPALEPEQLAIREMREDEASVVLELLKDGFKDTENRLILYVLTRPLALLLMAVVSSGLRFFLNSFVVALVVPVLLTVVALKLLLWRSPDLRHLYAYYNAGQRGLWVAVYDEDDVCGCVALEPRDGEPHTAELKRLAVNRWYRRSGVGRHLLSFLEAQARAQGFKFLVAQVSVVTKAAIGLFESSGYNMSSGRRWLGYTVQQVFSKEL; this comes from the exons ATGCCTGCCCTGGAACCTGAGCAGCTAGCCATCAGGGAAATGAGAGAGGATGAGGCATCAGTTGTTCTGGAGCTTCTGAAG GATGGATTCAAGGATACTGAGAACCGCTTGATATTATATGTGCTGACACGGCCGTTAGCCCTGCTGTTGATGGCTGTGGTGAGCAGCGGCCTTCGCTTCTTCCTGAACTCTTTCGTGGTAGCACTGGTGGTGCCGGTGCTGCTCACCGTAGTGGCACTGAAACTCCTGCTTTGGCGTTCTCCAGACCTGAGGCACCTGTATGCCTATTACAACGCGGGCCAGCGTGGGCTCTGGGTGGCTGTGTATGACGAGGACGACGTGTGTGGCTGTGTGGCTCTGGAACCGCGGGATGGGGAGCCCCACACTGCAGAGCTGAAACGCTTGGCTGTGAACCGCTGGTACCGGCGCTCTGGTGTTGGCCGCCACCTCCTCAGCTTCCTAGAAGCGCAGGCACGTGCACAGGGCTTCAAATTCCTGGTGGCCCAGGTCTCTGTAGTCACCAAGGCTGCCATTGGGCTCTTTGAGAGCAGTGGCTACAACATGAGCAGTGGGCGCCGGTGGCTGGGCTATACTGTTCAGCAAGTTTTCAGCAAGGAGCTGTAG